The genomic segment TTTGAAAAATACTTTACATTACATTAAATAACTTACATTTTTCAGGCTATCTTTAAAGATCATTTAATTTTATGAAGTGAGTAACactatagtgatgttttggtgCACGCAAGCGACGTGAAACGCCGCTGTGCATTGTTATTAAATGTCtttatgtttacttttcctGCCATTAATGAATAGTGTGATGTCAAGAGGGTGATGaacattccttttttcctctgcaGGTGTCGGATGCGCTGTGCCTGAGTCAGTAACAGCGTCACCCAGGATGTTGTCGCGACGGCAGACGGCAAGATGCAAGACATGCATCGAGGAGGCCTGGCTGGTGTAGCCATGAGGAGGCTGTGAACCGCCGCGCCAGGCCTGCAGCACTTCGGCGGAGCCCTGCTGGCCGGCGGGGCGGATGGGCGGTGATGGTGGGGCGGTGTGGAGTGATGCAGGCGGCATGACGCTGTCCATGCACCCCGGGACGCTCCTGCACCCTCCAGACCATGTGCACGTCGCAGAATCAAAACACGACTCTGTATCAGCCCAGGACGCGCACGGCTTTGGTGTGggcttgtgtgtgggtgtgggcgtgggtgggcgtgggtgtgtggGGAGACTGTCCTAATGTGTGCGACTGTTTCTGGAGAGACGGGATGCAGATGGCGGCTTGTCGTGGAGCAGACTTTATAGACGTCCCTCGTGGTATCGAACCCACTACCCAGGTGCTTGATCTCAGTCACAACAACCTGAAGATCCTCCCGCGTGACGCCTTTGCTTACACAGGCCTCGTCAACCTGCAGAAGGTGATGCTCAACCACTGTAACCTCAAATTCCTAGAGAAGGGTTCCTTCAATGGCGTGGAGAATGTGAAGGAACTGGACCTGAGTAACAACCACCTTCGGGCAGTGCCATCAGAGGCCCTCATGAACATGTTTATGCTGCGGGAGCTACGCATCGCCCACAACAATCTCACCACCATTCCCATTGCAGCCTTTCGCAACATTCCACATGTCGTCCAACTCGATCTGAGTTACAACCACATTCACACGATCGAAACAGGCGCCCTGTATAACCTTACCGAGCTAGAAATTCTGAACGTAGCCGAGAACAAACTCACGTTCCTCAACGCGTCAGAGTTGGTGCCTCTGGTGCTGCTGCGGGTGATCCGGGTCGATGGCAACCCGTGGCGCTGCACCTGCCACCTCCGCCCGCTGCGGCAATGGTTCCACGACCGTAACTTGGCCGCGTCCATGCCGCCCACGTGCTCTTTCCCAAAATGGCTGATGCAGCAAGACTGGCAGCTGCTGGCGAAGAAGAACTTTTGTGTGCGCCTCAGGTTGCAGCGGTCGCTCCCCGGGTGCTGGCGGCCCACGGGGAGAATGTATCGCTGCTGTGTCGCGTGGAGACGGAGGTGGACACAGCCATCACTTGGTTCATGGGCGACGTGCCTCTGTTCAATGAGAGCGACCTGCAACGTGACCTGGTGGTGGACCTGATCTCATCAAACAATACGTCATATGTTTCCAATCTGACAATCACGGACGTAGCGCCAGAGGACCAGGGCACGTACCGATGCGTGGCGGAAAACAAGGCTGGCGTGCGGGAGGCTAACTTCACGTTGCAGGTGTCACATGAGGTGGCCGAGGTGCGGGTGGCTAACATGGAGGTGAGCTATATGAAAGAGGGCCTGCTCGGGGGTGTGTCGGCCCTCCTGGTGGTAATGGTGCTGGCGTGTAGTGTGTTGTACTGCAAGGTGCGTGGTGGCAGAGAACCGCGGCGAGACGAGGACAGCGTGGAGACAGCTCAGTCCTCACGGAGCTCAGAGTGTGACCCGCAGCACAAGCTGGCAGGCTACCACGTGGTGCCCACCAACGACATGGAAGACACGTCTCCGaagaggcagcagcagccagaCCCCACCTGGAGCATCAGACATAGAGGTGCTCCAGGTGACTTCCCATTAGGTAACGGCACCGAGGTGGGGACCAGCGAACGCCCTGAACTGTCAGAGGGCGCCGCTGCTCAGGCCATGGCGTCCGGCACATTACCATATGTGGACCCCGCCGCCAAGGACGAAGCGTGTGTAGCGCGGCTGGCGGCCCTGGAGGCTGggcagtggaaggaagtgttGTGCCCCAAAGACATGTTTCCCCACAGGGTATGTAGCCGCTCGGTGTCACAGGTGTCCCTCAGTGGGGGACGCCAGTACCCCGACCTGCTGGATCTGCCGCATCCCCAGCTCGGCCTGCAGCTCCAGCAACATCTGCAGCTCCAGGAGGTCGGGCAGGAGTTACAGAgtctcgccgccgccgcctcgtgCTCTAGACCGTAAGTGTTACACTCTTTCCCAGGTCACGGGGTGGGTGTCAGCTGTGCTGCTGGCGTGCGTTTTCTGGCCAGGTTGTCAGGAGCCCAAAAACCGTGTCGTTTAAATTACACACACGAGAGCACGAGAACAAAGATTACAATTAAGCATATCTACATTTCCAATCATTGCACGCTTGTGTAGCGCTTCTCCATTCATTTtcaatttcagttttttttatttatttcttggtttCCATTGTGTTTTGATTCATTGCGATGCGAAAAAAATACAGCTGTCAAACCGAAGCTGTGTTGGGAGGGAAACAATATTCCAATTAAGTAGAATCATTTATTCAAACCGTTCAGCTCCCTAATTCAATAAAAACACGCATCCCAGAGTTCCTGttcgctgagagagaggcgagggcttcatttttttctctctcccaagcGACCTTTGATAGTGacgtcactctccctccctccctctgatgAATATGCATGGCGGTCCCTGATTTGCTGGTCCCTCGCCCTCTCCGCCGCCACTCCACATGGCAACTCATTGTCTCACGCTCCCACAAGTCCTTTACTTACTAATGACATGCAATTTCATCTAATCACCATCAGCTTGCTaaatctttaatctctctctctctctctctctctctctctctctctctctctctctctctctctctctctctctctctctctctctctctctctctctctctctctctctctctctctctctctctctctctctctctctctctctctctcttttcacgaaaacacaaagtaaaggatgaatttctttcatatagatAAAATTACAGATTATTACACACTTGGCCACTCACTCACctacatctacacacacacacacacacacacacacacacacacacacacacacacacacacacacacacacacacacacacacacacatacgtacaggAACACGCACACTTCATATCTGCTTTCACTGGTCAATAATAGAGACTGAATGGAACGCCTACACAGTGTTACATTCCTCTCAACACCCAACATCTCCCTCATTATCTATCCCCTCGTGACGGTAGCGCTTtattcttcactcttctcttttctcctctctatttttctcctctcctctcctctcctctcctctcctctcctctcctcggcCATCACTCAAGCAGGGAGCGATAAAGTTGTTGTAATTATCACTGCCAATTTATCTACTGGCGGGACTGAATTCAAGTGTTTATCTGATGGAAGAGACAAAGACTGccgagtgtgtatgtgtgtgtgtgtgtgtgtgtgtgtgtgtgtgtgtgtgtgtgtgtgtgtgtgtgtgtgtgtgtgtgtgtgtgtgtgtgtgtgtgtctgtgtgtcctttCTTTGCTTGGTCTGTTGCGGTGTTCTTACGAGCCATCAGAGTTCCATCGCCTCACTGCCCTGACAATAAAGCACTGAGAGACGACCAGCGCACATCTTCAACCCTTCtgcaggaggaagtggaggaggaagagtaagaagagtagtaggaggaggaggaaaagaaggaggaataggaagaggaggaggaagagaaagaagagaaggatgaagtggaagaagtggaagaggacaagtacgaggaggaagagtagggggagaagaagcaggaggaagtggaggaagaagaagaggaggaggaggaggaggaggaggaggaggaggaggaggaggaggaggaggaggaggaggaggaggaggaggaggaggaggaggagcagaataaaagcgacaaaaaggaagacagcagtaaaagacaaagaaaagataaaactcTAATCTCTTCTCAACCTCAGCTTTCTCCACCGCCTTCTTAAccatgacactctctctctctctctctctctctctctctctctctctctctctctctctctctctctctctctctctctctctctctctctctctctcagttcatcCATCATCACTACCCCGTCTCCTGAGTTTCACagttcctcacttccctcactcccacaATCATCACCCTCCACACTGCCCATCTGTCTCTGTGCTTGTCTCTTGCATGTCAAATTTTGGGTCATCACGTACATCATAACACTTGCTGAATTTCACCaaagacacgcacacaccaccgctaccacacaTGCCACACTcaccttcctcattctctcatctttaaCCTAAACATCCTCGTCTTTTATAGCTGCAAAGTATtcactcacctttttttttttttcctcctcagtttATCCTATTTACCGACTTTCCACCTTCAATCTCACTACAAAGCCAGACCACCTgacccattttttctctcctttctacctCAACCCATCACCTCAGACCACCTCAACTCATATCCCTTCCCAAACCTTCCACTTTACCCACGCATCGTTCTCCTTTCGACTCCAATCTTACCTCACCCAAGAcctcctcaccacacctcaAAATTGCTCTcaagtccctccctccccccgccACAACTTGCCCGCCGTGGCCACTCGTCAGACCAATGGtggtttcctctcttttcacccGACTTTTACTGTTCCATAAGTCTGGTTCGTCCCATTTCCTTATCAAGTGCGAGGCTCCACCTGGTAAAGATCCCCGACCACCGACCATCGGAGTGGTATAAATCGTTCCTTACTTTAAATTCGTGGTTTCTCTTTCTTACAatccctctctctttgttgctgtccctctgtctggctgtctgtttgtctgtatgtctgtgtgtgtctgcctacTTTATATTAAATGAAATTGGAGAATAAGGTGAATTTAAGggatattttgtgtgtttattgtaatgTCCCctgtttctcatttattttactttcatatACAGTTGTTTATGTTTTAGTATTGTAATTTTGATACCTCTAAGTGACGAAATCagttttattcccttctttattttttgttttcctaaaTTTTCATGCATATATACCTAGAAAGAATTCGTAAAGTATGGTAAAACAATATTTATCGTGGgaaaactgctctctctctctctctctctctctctctctctctctctctctctctctctctctctctctctctctctctctctctctctctctctctctctctctctctctctctctctctctctctctctgttatgttGTGCTGTACTTCTTTACTCCATTTCGAGGTCTCGCCTCATGTTATTTCACAGCTCCTGACGCTCGCTTTCCGCGCCTCACCGCCGGGTTATTGCCGCCTTTACTAATTAATTATTTTGCTCTGTCTGACTGCAATTTTCCTCTGTTGCGTTTATGGCTTTACGTGTGGACTCAccctctaactctctctctctctctctctctctctctctctctctctctctctctctctctctctctctctctctctctctctctctctctcccgtcatcTCAGCTGCCGATATGAAAACAAAATTCTTTCCTATCTTGCAAAAATGTTTCCCGTCCCTTCAAATCCCCCTCATTTGTCTTTCCCTTCAATGTCCTGGGACGCAAAATTGCCTAttccatcttgtgtgtgtgtgtgtgtgtgtgtgtgtgtgtgtgtgtgtgtgtgtgtgtgtgtgtgtgtgtgtgtgtgtgtgtgtgctgagaaCGTGTGTCGTTTTAAGAATTTATACGTATCATGTtacacaacaaaaccacaacaaacaaaagaagggaaaataaaacaaaaccaaactctctcgcttccccctcccccccaacatccccttaaaaaagaaagaagaaaaaaaaaaacttaaacacACAAAGGTTCTCTCTCACAGACCTCTCTTATCTTGCCTTTCCACGCACGCAAATATATTAATTCAGGGTTGTGTGCTTGACGTTAGATATTCCATTCCCTTatgttttatctgtttatttattctcatggttatttctcttcatttctctgccGTTTTGGGAGGCCCGGCGAGTGGGCACGCACGGGATTACGCTGTCGAGGAAGGACTGGCTTTTACATCAATATTTTCAGTCAAAATTTGAGAGTCCAACTGTCAGTTTTCTGGTGTCTATCTAAGGTCATCTGTCTTTAAGTgcatctgtctttttctctctatttgttgTTGATTTATTAACTTTATTTAGGCTTATTTAGCCTCTGATAGTTAATTTTGCActtattttatgttattttttcttgtccttgattatattatttttttggatTCGCGTTGTATTTTGATTATTTGCTTCCATCGATGTATGTGTCCATCtatattttttgtcatatttaagtctctctctctctctctctctctctctctctctctctctctctctctctctctctctctctctctctctctctctctctctctctctctctctctctctctctctctctctctctccgcataaTCACAAAACACAAAGGTCCACTCCATTCTTTGCAGGCGGACATTCAGTGACGCTGGCGGGATGGGCagcggcagtggcggcggcggggtgGCGGCAGAGGGACAGACCACTCTTGAAACTCCTCTCTCGCAAGTCTACACTCCTCAAGACCACTCAGACAGTAGGTAAGGACGCGACGGCAGCTTcttgtagaagaaaaaaagggggacggagaatgaaaaagaggagacatgtaggatagaaaattatgaagaaaattatatgaaaggAGAATAGCAGGAGAGTAAGTATTGGAAACAGTGTAGAGGGAAAGAACACACATAACGAAGGTATAAGACGtgtaagaagataaggaagagggaaaagaagtcaACAAGAAGAATCATAAAGGAATTGGAAGTTTTAGAAGttaggagggaaaataagagatgagaaaacaatgaaaataaaagaaatatgataag from the Portunus trituberculatus isolate SZX2019 chromosome 48, ASM1759143v1, whole genome shotgun sequence genome contains:
- the LOC123498721 gene encoding LOW QUALITY PROTEIN: uncharacterized protein LOC123498721 (The sequence of the model RefSeq protein was modified relative to this genomic sequence to represent the inferred CDS: inserted 1 base in 1 codon) — translated: MCTSQNQNTTLYQPRTRTALVWACVWVWAWVGVGVWGDCPNVCDCFWRDGMQMAACRGADFIDVPRGIEPTTQVLDLSHNNLKILPRDAFAYTGLVNLQKVMLNHCNLKFLEKGSFNGVENVKELDLSNNHLRAVPSEALMNMFMLRELRIAHNNLTTIPIAAFRNIPHVVQLDLSYNHIHTIETGALYNLTELEILNVAENKLTFLNASELVPLVLLRVIRVDGNPWRCTCHLRPLRQWFHDRNLAASMPPTCSFPKWLMQQDWQLLXEEELLCAPQVAAVAPRVLAAHGENVSLLCRVETEVDTAITWFMGDVPLFNESDLQRDLVVDLISSNNTSYVSNLTITDVAPEDQGTYRCVAENKAGVREANFTLQVSHEVAEVRVANMEVSYMKEGLLGGVSALLVVMVLACSVLYCKVRGGREPRRDEDSVETAQSSRSSECDPQHKLAGYHVVPTNDMEDTSPKRQQQPDPTWSIRHRGAPGDFPLGNGTEVGTSERPELSEGAAAQAMASGTLPYVDPAAKDEACVARLAALEAGQWKEVLCPKDMFPHRVCSRSVSQVSLSGGRQYPDLLDLPHPQLGLQLQQHLQLQEVGQELQSLAAAASCSRPRTFSDAGGMGSGSGGGGVAAEGQTTLETPLSQVYTPQDHSDSRSSSALNLALSQAASNAYANAHLAAGTHQCLGAAPLMDPAHAQALRPLEDPCSGKGAEADGGMCSHHHAPDPCHFEYHAAQLEKFLTEYRCLQEQLIHMKQSYEAHKRAGSIPSLDCCSMGASGQRTSMAEFPKGAPCCSCGSKGTYMLPLGIPTVGADFAQTVLTDAAASMPPPTAGATGFPDTVQASEPSLETPGTQAAAAYVEGFLPGRQYVDSSLTQQQGPSFAVMGETGIGSPATQSPARGSPKINTMTKASKEPLKSILKKNTEGGGGGGGGGGGGGGGGGGGGGGGGGGGGGVGRRRGDQWTRSASCCERRAGPNQLGDPSYSAPDSRSKTTETLQPADLTRPAPGHGHYEP